A single genomic interval of Dysidea avara chromosome 8, odDysAvar1.4, whole genome shotgun sequence harbors:
- the LOC136264394 gene encoding uncharacterized protein, whose protein sequence is MDIQVTRWAVICCYLLVAVAGVSITIYPGEEITEGNCPRKPLDFFLCYCISSNTTLYLSPGNYTLQRQDLCTVSDKNNVAIIGVGNSPEDTIIRCNSSHSFNVLFRNMQNLTIKNIIFLSCGGIIDDRINASFISLLPVSYFGRGSRFTVMLYNSSNITLDNLIARNNLGYIVVTWNAHGTVRLSRLQIEDTTFENDPKCVNYDYNKDGADFSCSGSGLLILFTDFPGFSKNSDFKISSCTCRNNKNIVPPGELQILSDLIDTAYFHGPIPAIGAGCIALYYLQSNFEVATDIDNTIFYNNNGSYSGTVSITTVRTILSSTRFENCLFDDNNRVLPSFDEDTFISLSRRGGIVFHYLVIRGGINLPDLPITESTNVEMLTVLHCNFTRLGGTRGAAMHVEKISPDYITIVIRIEQCNFIENEADAGSAIYTQLSEFRVSLESEVSGGIRFDIVDVNAIDNKLSPGAILNYGTSRVVTGVFSFENCQAFFKCDRQCNFTGNQPSVIYGHNSGIIMSGRAMFEHNEAKYGGALRLLDTVVYINTGSMLWFEHNFATTAGGAIDVLFSNTNVQTEDICPIQFIGNSSAIFSLNDIRRLNVSISFANNYAVTRTSLQSIFANVFYVCSWYPDTLTQINLGIHTPVVDDTRISVYRNVFDFYPVGSVDDHLFVLAYIPCICDDNSNYNIAACLKNQRLHLNKPVVPGRSFNISIVSLDVVGSIGHSRTLYGRVYHTNVVDGQLILGDGQDVRPFSVVNKTCTNADFVVYGRYPKIPNNGTLEISLSDQQYSLRIDFNFSTCSVGFKLFPFNNESFGCICDDFFAAKTDGRFECDATTGNIIRHRSRAWLSVIDNDLQYARICSPTYCHDKLITFDLSEEDVLCTNHHSGRVCGGCEDGFSRVFGSDTCKKCDNAWLATIVLYAILGIVLVLILFALKFTVTLGMINGLVFFCNVMSINEQLFFNTQISSFSFLRVFISLINLDLGFEICFYDGMSQLVKTGLQFVFPLYLWLLMLIIIYMGKYYVRARKLSSYSALPVLATLILLSYSKLLRTTISVFAFDTMPSSEHGSIYVWQPDPNVEYFTGGHIALFVIAVFFLLVFIIPFVICFTFPSVVLRSRRLSYFFPILDCYFAPYKVKYRYWFGLRALLLLYLSGMEAIIFSYREALLLSSITVVGFYTIVQASFHPFKGKLTNSLDIIFMGIFLLLATVTLYLYPSTDSYDKVNIVVKVLGYLSFALFCIVVVYHIYHITRHTRWNIYLTDMFQKKMKKHGEKLDFITSTASDKVELFHYTSGHTYVELETIPKSERFRESLLEQM, encoded by the coding sequence ATGGATATTCAGGTCACCAGATGGGCTGTAATCTGTTGTTATCTGCTGGTAGCAGTTGCTGGTGTCAGCATTACAATATATCCTGGGGAAGAAATCACTGAGGGAAACTGCCCCAGGAAACCATTAGACTTTTTCCTATGTTATTGCATTTCATCTAACACAACCCTGTATCTCTCGCCTGGCAACTATACACTTCAAAGGCAAGATTTATGTACAGTTTCAGACAAGAATAATGTAGCAATTATTGGCGTGGGTAATTCACCTGAGGATACAATTATTAGATGTAACAGTAGCCATTCCTTTAATGTATTATTCAGAAATATGCAAAACCTCACTATCAAGAACATTATATTTCTAAGTTGTGGTGGCATCATTGATGATCGAATAAATGCCTCTTTTATAAGTTTGTTACCTGTTAGTTACTTTGGAAGAGGATCTAGATTtacagtaatgctgtataactCAAGCAACATAACTTTGGATAACTTGATAGCAAGAAACAACTTGGGATATATTGTCGTGACTTGGAATGCTCATGGAACAGTGAGATTATCACGACTACAAATTGAAGATACTACCTTTGAAAATGATCCTAAGTGTGTAAATTATGACTATAACAAAGATGGTGCCGACTTTAGTTGTTCTGGTAGTGGACTGTTGATTCTTTTCACTGATTTTCCTGGCTTTAGTAAAAACTCTGATTTTAAAATAAGCAGTTGCACTTGTAGAAACAATAAGAACATTGTCCCTCCTGGTGAACTTCAAATACTATCAGACCTTATTGATACTGCATACTTTCATGGACCAATTCCAGCTATTGGAGCAGGCTGTATTGCTTTGTATtatctacagagtaactttGAGGTGGCTACTGACATAGATAACACTATTTTTTATAATAACAATGGATCGTATTCTGGTACTGTGTCGATAACTACCGTACGAACTATACTAAGTAGTACTAGATTTGAAAATTGCTTATTTGATGATAACAACAGAGTATTACCTTCCTTTGATGAAGATACCTTTATCAGCCTAAGCCGCAGAGGTGGAATTGTTTTTCATTATTTGGTAATAAGGGGAGGAATTAATTTACCCGACCTACCTATTACAGAATCTACCAATGTAGAAATGTTGACTGTGCTGCACTGCAACTTCACAAGATTAGGTGGCACCAGAGGAGCAGCTATGCACGTGGAGAAAATCTCTCCAGATTATATAACAATAGTAATAAGGATTGAACAGTGCAATTTTATTGAGAATGAAGCTGATGCTGGTTCTGCCATCTACACACAACTGTCTGAATTTCGTGTGTCACTAGAATCTGAAGTAAGCGGTGGAATTCGGTTTGACATTGTAGATGTTAATGCGATTGACAACAAACTGTCACCAGGAGCCATCCTCAATTACGGTACCAGCCGTGTTGTTACAGGAGTATTCTCATTTGAAAATTGCCAGGCTTTTTTCAAGTGCGATCGGCAATGTAACTTTACTGGTAATCAACCATCAGTGATTTATGGACATAATTCCGGTATCATAATGTCAGGTAGAGCAATGTTTGAACACAATGAAGCTAAGTATGGTGGTGCACTACGATTACTTGACACTGTCGTCTATATTAACACCGGATCTATGCTGTGGTTTGAGCACAACTTTGCCACAACAGCTGGTGGGGCTATTGATGTTCTTTTCTCTAATACCAACGTTCAAACTGAAGATATCTGTCCTATTCAGTTCATTGGCAATTCTAGTGCAATATTTAGTCTCAATGATATTAGACGTCTTAACGTTAGTATTAGCTTTGCCAACAACTATGCTGTGACTCGAACTTCCTTACAGTCAATTTTTGCCAACGTTTTCTATGTCTGTTCATGGTATCCAGATACGCTGACCCAGATTAATTTGGGAATACATACACCTGTGGTGGATGATACACGTATTTCTGTGTATCGTAATGTTTTTGACTTTTATCCAGTTGGTAGCGTTGATGATCACCTGTTTGTTTTAGCATACATACCATGTATTTGTGATGATAATTCTAACTATAACATTGCTGCCTGCTTAAAGAATCAACGACTACATCTGAACAAACCAGTAGTTCCTGGAAGATCTTTTAATATCTCAATTGTCAGTTTAGATGTTGTCGGTTCGATAGGACATTCAAGAACACTCTATGGTAGAGTCTATCACACAAATGTAGTTGATGGGCAGTTGATATTAGGCGATGGTCAAGATGTAAGACCTTTTTCTGTTGTAAACAAGACATGCACTAATGCAGATTTTGTTGTCTATGGAAGATaccctaaaattcctaataaTGGTACTCTGGAAATATCATTGTCTGATCAGCAGTACAGTTTAAGAATAGACTTTAATTTCAGCACTTGTTCAGTAGGATTTAAGCTTTTTCCATTCAACAATGAGTCTTTTGGATGCATTTGtgatgatttttttgctgcaaaAACTGATGGACGGTTTGAGTGCGATGCTACAACTGGCAACATCATTCGTCATCGTAGCCGAGCTTGGCTATCAGTGATTGATAATGACTTACAATATGCTAGGATATGTTCACCTACGTACTGTCATGATAAATTGATAACTTTTGATCTCAGTGAAGAAGATGTACTTTGTACCAACCATCATTCAGGAAGAGTGTGTGGTGGATGTGAAGATGGTTTTAGTAGAGTATTTGGTTCTGATACATGTAAGAAATGTGATAATGCTTGGCTAGCCACAATAGTATTGTATGCTATTCTGGGAATTGTACTGGTGTTGATATTGTTTGCATTGAAGTTTACTGTCACACTTGGAATGATCAATGGATTGGTATTCTTCTGTAATGTTATGAGCATAAATGAACAATTATTTTTTAACACACAGATTTCGAGCTTTTCATTTTTGCGAGTGTTTATTTCATTAATCAATCTGGACCTGGGATTTGAAATATGTTTTTATGATGGAATGTCACAACTTGTCAAAACAGGACTACAATTTGTGTTTCCACTGTACTTGTGGCTTTTGATGTTGATAATAATTTACATGGGAAAATATTACGTTCGTGCTCGCAAATTATCATCCTATTCAGCATTGCCAGTTCTAGCCACTCTGATTTTGCTGTCATACTCAAAGTTGCTACGTACTACCATAAGTGTATTTGCATTTGACACAATGCCATCCTCTGAACATGGATCCATATATGTGTGGCAACCAGATCCTAATGTGGAGTACTTCACAGGTGGCCATATTGCGTTGTTTGTAATAGCAGTATTCTTCCTTCTAGTTTTCATTATTCCTTTTGTCATTTGTTTCACTTTTCCAAGTGTAGTGCTAAGATCAAGGAGGTTGAGTTACTTCTTTCCTATACTCGATTGCTACTTTGCACCTTACAAAGTCAAATATCGATATTGGTTTGGATTACGAGCACTACTGTTGCTTTACCTCTCTGGAATGGAAGCCATTATTTTCTCCTATAGAGAAGCATTGTTGTTGTCAAGCATTACTGTTGTGGGATTCTACACCATAGTACAAGCATCGTTCCATCCTTTCAAAGGTAAATTAACCAACTCTCTTGACATAATCTTTATGGGAATATTTCTTCTCCTTGCAACAGTAACATTGTACCTTTACCCCAGTACTGATAGTTATGACAAAGTTAACATCGTTGTTAAAGTTCTTGGTTATCTTAGTTTTGCATTGTTCTGCATAGTGGTAGTTTACCATATTTATCACATTACAAGGCATACTCGATGGAATATTTACTTGACTGATATGTTTCAGAAGAAAATGAAGAAACATGGTGAGAAACTTGATTTCATAACTTCAACAGCTAGTGATAAAGTTGAGCTCTTCCATTACACCAGTGGCCATACCTATGTAGAGCTTGAAACGATCCCTAAAAGTGAAAGGTTTCGGGAATCTTTACTTGAACAGATGTAA